From Neisseria cinerea:
AAAGTATCCAACCTGACCGACTACGGTGCGTTCGTTGAAATCGAACAAGGCATCGAAGGCTTGGTACACGTTTCCGAAATGGACTGGACCAACAAAAACGTACACCCGAGCAAAGTTGTACAATTGGGCGACGAAGTCGAAGTAATGATCCTCGAAATCGATGAAAACCGCCGCCGTATCTCTTTGGGCATGAAACAATGCCAAGCTAATCCTTGGGAAGAGTTTGCCGCCAATCACAACAAAGGCGACAAGATTTCCGGTGCCGTTAAATCCATTACCGATTTCGGTATCTTCGTTGGTCTGCCCGGCGGCATCGACGGCCTGGTTCACTTGTCTGACCTCTCTTGGACCGAAGCCGGAGAAGAAGCCGTACGTAAATACAAAAAAGGCGAAGAAGTTGAAGCCGTTGTATTGGCAATCGATGTTGAAAAAGAACGCATTTCCCTGGGTATCAAACAACTGGAAGGCGATCCGTTCGGCAACTTCATCAGCGTAAACGACAAAGGCTCTCTGGTTAAAGGTTCTGTAAAATCTGTTGACGCTAAAGGCGCAGTAGTTTCCCTGTCTGAAGAAGTTGAAGGTTACCTGCCTGCTTCCGAATTCGCCGCCGACCGCGTTGAAGACCTGACTACCAAACTGAAAGAAGGCGACGAAGTTGAAGCCGTTATCGTTACCGTTGACCGCAAAAACCGCAGCATCCGTCTGTCTGTAAAAGCGAAAGACGCTAAAGAAAACCGCGAAGCACTGAATTCAGTTAATGCTGCTGCAACTGCCAATGCCGGTACCACCAGCTTAGGTGACTTGTTGAAAGCCAAACTGTCCGGCGAACAAGAATAAGGTTGCAGACATGACAAAGTCTGAGTTAATGGTTCGTTTGGCAGAAGTGTTTGCCGCTAAAAACGGTACCCATCTTCTGGCAAAAGACGTAGAGTACAGCGTAAAAGTCTTGGTCGATACCATGACTCGATCGCTTGCTCGAGGTCAACGTATCGAAATCCGGGGATTCGGCAGCTTCGATTTGAACCATCGTCCTGCCCGTATCGGTCGTAACCCTAAAACTGGAGATCGAGTGGAAG
This genomic window contains:
- a CDS encoding integration host factor subunit beta — encoded protein: MTKSELMVRLAEVFAAKNGTHLLAKDVEYSVKVLVDTMTRSLARGQRIEIRGFGSFDLNHRPARIGRNPKTGDRVEVPEKHVPHFKPGKELRERVDLALKENAN